In the Acidovorax sp. A79 genome, one interval contains:
- a CDS encoding PepSY-associated TM helix domain-containing protein yields the protein MSPTALRRWSWTHKWSSLVCTVFMLLLCLTGLPLIFHHEIGHLLGTEVEAPAMPAHTPRASLDKVLAAAQALHPERVVQFASQPEDDDALWFVTLTPTPAPTEDFKSIAVDARTAAVLSQRPVDQGFMYIMFRLHVDLFAGLAGKLFLGFMGLLLLVAIVTGVVLYAPFMRKLAFGEVRRDRSTRVKWLDLHNLLGIVTLVWALVVGATGMINTWADLMIKYWQYDQLSVLLKPYEGQPTVPVAERGPLQQSLQAAQAHAPGMKLSFIAFPGTAFSSPHHNTFFLKGNEPLTSRLLQPVMVDARTAQVTAAPQLPWYLTALLVSQPLHFGDYGGMPMKILWALLDIATIVVLGSGLYLWLRKGVQAGNATAATTAPVPTGLPATAAASVRTGSPLPRTEGRA from the coding sequence ATGAGCCCCACCGCCTTGCGCCGCTGGAGCTGGACCCACAAGTGGTCCAGCCTGGTGTGCACCGTCTTCATGCTGCTGCTGTGCCTCACCGGCCTGCCGCTCATCTTCCACCACGAGATCGGCCACCTGCTGGGCACCGAGGTCGAAGCGCCTGCGATGCCCGCCCACACGCCGCGCGCCAGCCTGGACAAGGTGCTGGCCGCCGCGCAGGCGCTGCACCCCGAGCGCGTGGTGCAGTTCGCCTCGCAGCCCGAGGACGACGACGCGCTGTGGTTCGTCACCCTCACGCCCACGCCCGCGCCTACAGAGGATTTCAAGTCCATCGCGGTGGACGCGCGCACTGCGGCCGTGCTGTCGCAGCGGCCGGTGGACCAGGGTTTCATGTACATCATGTTCCGCCTGCATGTGGACCTGTTCGCGGGCCTGGCGGGCAAGCTGTTCCTGGGGTTCATGGGCTTGCTGCTGCTGGTGGCCATCGTCACCGGCGTGGTGCTGTACGCGCCGTTCATGCGCAAGCTGGCTTTCGGCGAGGTGCGCCGGGACCGCTCCACCCGCGTCAAGTGGCTCGACCTGCACAACCTGCTGGGCATCGTCACCCTGGTGTGGGCCCTCGTGGTGGGCGCCACGGGCATGATCAATACCTGGGCGGACCTGATGATCAAGTACTGGCAGTACGACCAGCTGTCCGTCCTGCTCAAGCCCTACGAAGGCCAGCCCACCGTGCCCGTGGCCGAGCGCGGCCCGCTGCAGCAGTCCCTGCAGGCCGCGCAGGCGCATGCGCCGGGCATGAAGCTGTCGTTCATCGCCTTCCCGGGCACGGCGTTCTCCAGCCCGCACCACAACACGTTCTTCCTGAAGGGCAACGAGCCGCTGACCTCGCGCCTGCTGCAGCCCGTGATGGTGGACGCGCGCACAGCCCAGGTCACTGCCGCGCCGCAGTTGCCCTGGTACCTCACGGCGCTGCTGGTGTCGCAGCCGCTGCACTTTGGCGACTACGGCGGCATGCCCATGAAGATCCTTTGGGCGTTGCTCGACATCGCGACCATCGTCGTGCTGGGCAGCGGGCTGTACCTGTGGCTGCGCAAGGGCGTGCAGGCGGGCAACGCCACGGCGGCCACCACCGCGCCAGTGCCCACCGGCCTGCCCGCGACGGCTGCCGCTTCAGTACGCACCGGCAGCCCGCTGCCGCGCACGGAGGGCCGCGCATGA